In Candidatus Dependentiae bacterium, the DNA window TTAATATTAAATCAAATTGTTTGAATTCTGATTTTTCTGAGTGAAAGAGGGATAGTTTATCATCTTTTATAAGCTGCTGGAGAATATAAGCATTGTATGATGGGTCCCACTGTGAAAGCCACTTTAGATTTAATTCTTGAGGGCTTTTTGCCTGCTTTTGTTTTTTTGAAGATGAGGCTTGAATGTTGCTCGAAAAAAGAATAAGTAGGGTAAGAAAAGTATTTAAATTTTGCATGTTAAAATCCATTAAAAAATAGAAAAATTTAACATCATCTTAGCCAGACTGCAAAAACATAAGCAACTATTTTACAAAACAGCTTAGTTTTGCTTGCTACTAGATGCTTTTTTGTGTTTCATCCAAATTGAAACAGGGTTGCAGCTTAAAAGTCGCTTAGCTATCGAAACAATAGCAACAGTCAAAGGCTTTGTTTGTAGCTGTAAAATCGCAAATTGTGTGCATCCTAGCTCAAAAGGACAAATGTTGCCAGGCCCTAGAAGTGGCCGAAAACGATTTATCAGAAAAATGAAGAGATTTGCCAAAGTAAAAGAAGATAAGTTTATTATTTGTAGAAAGATGTCTTTGCTAGAAAAGGCTGAGTAGTAATTCTTTAAGCCCTGTAAAATCATATTTTTTCCCAGCTGGACGAGCAATAACAATTAAATTAGTCATTTTTTCATAGAGCTTTTCTTCCCAATAAATAGCCTTAAGCCGACGCTTTAAAAGGTTGCGCTCTGGGGAGTTGCCATATTTTCTTGATGCAATTATTAAAATACGACCAAAGTCTAAGGTCGCAGGGGCTATCAAAAAAGTAAAAGCTTGATTCTTTTTTTTACACTTTGCGGTGTTAAAGAAGTGATCAAGCTCTTTCTTTTTGAATTTTGAGAGATTTTTTGATGCGTTTTGCATAAATCAAAATTCTTTAAATTCAAGGTTATGTGCGCTTTTACGCGGTAGCCAAAAGTGGCCTACGCTGCGTGAACTGCTAGGCGAGTTCTACCTTTTGCGCGACGACGTCGGATAATTGTACGACCGTCTTTTGTTGACATCCGTTTTAAGAAACCATGTTTTCTGTTACGTTTAACGCGACTTTTTCTAAAAAATGTTACTGACATAGGAAGAACCTTTTCTATTGGTCTGAAAAATAGCTATTTTATAGTTAATATTCTAAAGTAAATGCGATTTTTTGCAATAAAAACTATCTACTCTAGGGCTTTAAGCTTTTATTTCATGCTGGATCCATCTGTTTTAGGCTTTGTTTCCAGCTTTCGCAGGACACTGCAAGCATGAGGACTACGAGCAAGGTAAAGGCTTTTTTATATTATTTTACTCAAGGTTTTGGTCAGCTAAATATCTTTCTGCTTCAAGTGAGGCAATGCACCCAAAACCAGCAGAAACAATTGCTTGGCGGTATTTTGGATCTTGCACATCACCTGCCGCAAATACGCCAGGCACTGAAGTCTTAACTAAATCGTGCACTTTTATATGGCCAATGTGAGTTCTGTCAATTTGATCTTCAAACATTGTCGTATTTGGCTTAAGTCCAATTGCTAAAAACATAGCATCAGCTTGTAATTCTTGGGTATCTTGTGTTTGTTGATTGGTAATTGTAAGGCTGGTTATTTTGCCACCAGATCCATTAACGCTCGTAACGGTACTGTTATAAATAATTTTAAATCCAGGCTTGATAGATTCAAGTGAGGCGTTTCCAGAGTTGTTGCTGAGCACTCGAGCTTGCATAGCATGTGACGCGGTAAGCTTATCTGAAATGTGTACAATTGTTACGTTGTTTCCATTTCTATGTAAAAATGAAGCACTTTCCATGCTTGAGTCTCCGCCTCCAACAACTACCACTTCCTGGTTTCTATAAAATGCTCCATCGCAGACAGCGCATGTAGATACTCCTTTGCCCCAAAATTCCTGCTCACCTGGGCAGTTAAGCTTGTTTGGGGTAGCTCCAGTAGCAATGATAATGCTATGCGCTTGTATTTGATTTTTGCCATCGATGGTCATTGAGAAAGGTTTTTTAGAAAGATCAACGGATGTAACAGAGCCTGATATTGTTTTAACATTAAATTTTTTTGCATGTTCTGCCATATTTATCATGAGGCTTGGTCCTGAAATAGAACCGTTTCCTGGCCAGTTTTCAATATCGGTTGTTCCCATCAGTTGTCCGCCGGGCTTTGGGCCTTCAATTATGACGGGGTTTAAATTTGCACGAGCAGCATAAATTCCAGCAGTTAAACCAGCTGGGCCAGCCCCTATGATAACAAGAGAGTGTGTTTTCGATGGTGTTGTGTTTTCCATGATTGGGTTTTCGAATTACTTTTTAGTTAAATGATGAATTATATGGTTAATTGATTTTTCTTTTAGGCAAAATTTATATAAGCTTTCGCTTTCAATAGGGTATTCTTGACCATCAAGCTGTGTTTTTATAAATGGAAAATATAAAAAATCTTTTAATCTTGGCCTTTGGGTGATGTGTAAAATAGCTTTCATGTCTTGATTGCTTACCGAGATATTATCTTGGTATCCAACGAATTCTGCAACAACGCTATCAAGAAGCTGTCTTTTTGCCATATTTGTAACGTTCGTGTCAAAGTTTGGATCCTGTTTATAAATAATAAAGTCAGGTTTGAATTTTAAGTCTGTTAAAATAAGTTTTTTTTGTTCAATTATTGCAGCGTCTGGTAAAACGATATGATTTTTTTTAATAATCAGTTTTAATGCTTCGTGGCTAATAGAGCGACGCTGAGAAATGTCATTGTTAAACGAAAACACTTCCGTGATTTTTATAAGTAAATCTTTTTGGGTTTTGATTTTAAAATATTGTTTAAAATTATCAAATGAAAATGACCCATAGGGAACAATGTCTTGTATCTCAATTACATATGTATAATGAGAATTTGAGGCTTCGCAGAAGTAATTTTGAAGGCTTGGATTATCGGTAACTATTCGCTCATTGACATGTTTTCCTAAGAATAAAGTCTGAAAAAGAACATCTGGTTCTTCATCGCCGATTTTTAACCAGATTGGTGAGGTATGTTTATCAAATACTGCTTTGTTGTTTTTATCGATAATCCATGCGGTAAAACAGACCCAGTCTCCGACAGCAATTCCATTTTCAGGTTTGTATCGACTTTGGATAGCTTCTTCTTCTTGAAGAAAAGAAGTTACTTGTTTATCAATATCTCTATATCTTTTTCGTGGTGTTGGTTTAAATGGAAGATATTTCCAACTTTGCATGTAAAGTTCTTTAGGCGTATGCCCCTCAAAGCTATATTGAGCGTTTCCATCATTATCTATTTGAATGTTTGTAAGTTGTGGCGTTCCAACAATAATAATTTTTTGTTGACGAATGCTTTGCATTAAATTATTTATACCAAAAAATTTAAGCCCCAGATCTTTCAGATGACTGACGATTGGGGCTTTGAAATGTTCTTGGATATAAGAAATTGGTGCTGAACCTCGTTTAAATCCAATAGATTGTGTTGTGCTTTGTTGTGATTGTGCTGCTAGTTGAAAAAACGATTCTGTAATTTTTGATGGAACTGATACTGTGAAAAGACAATTGTTACTTAAGGGTTGTTGATTAACCTGACAAGAAACGTTATCGCTTTGTACCATAAATCTCCTTTTTTTGGTGCAAGAGAAGGGAATTGAACCCCCACTCCCTTTCGGGAACTGGATCCTAAGTCCAGCGCGTCTACCAATTTCGCCACTCTTGCATTCAATGATCTATGTACAGTATGCACAAAACTTTTTATTTATACAAGCTGTCTTACAGAGACTTTAGCTCATTTTTTTTCTTTTCACCAGTTGCATCAATTTTTTCAACATATTTATCAGTAAAATCTTGAAGTGTTTTGTTCAAACGTTTTTCAAAGTCTTCAGATATTTTTTTGCTTTTTTGAGCATCTTTGATCATGTTTACAACATCTTTTCTGACGTTTCTAATGTCAATTTTGCTATCTTCGATTTTTTTGCCAACTAGTTTTGCAAGCTCATCACGACGAGTAGTTGTCATGCGAGGAAGCTCAAGTCTGATAATATCACCATCAATGATAGGACTTACGCCAAGATGTGACGATGCGAGAGACCTTTCAATATCTAACAAAATACCTTTGTCCCATGGTTGTACCGTTAAAATGTTAGCGTCTGGTGATGCAAGAGAAGCAACTTCTCTAAGATTCATAACGCTTCCGCCATAACATTCAACTTTGAGATCTTCGATCATGCTGATGTGTGCTTTGCCAGTTCTTATTCCTGTTAGTTCTTTTTCAAAATGAGCAAACGATTTGTCCATTTCTGCACATACAGGTTTTTCAAAGGATTTTAAATTACCTTCTTCAATAATAATAGGTGTCATCGTTGCTATCTCCTACGCGCCAATTTCAAAGCGTGCAAATCGTTTAATTTTAATATTTTCGCCAGTTTTTGCAGATAATTCTTTAAGCAATTCTTCAATTGTTTTAGCTTCATCTTTTACAAATTGTTGTTTTAATAAAGAAACATCGCTTGCAATTTTTGACATTTTACCTTCAATGATTTTTTCAATCATAGCAGCAGGTTTGCCTTGAGACTTCAATAGTTCGATAGCGATGTCTTTTTCTTTTTCTATAAATGCAGCATCAACTTGATCAGGTGATACGTATTGCGGTTTCATTGCTGCAATGTGCATCGCAATGTCTTTTGCTACAGCTTTAACAGCTTCAGTTCTAGCGACGAAATCAGTTTCGCAATTGAGCTCAACCAAAACGGCCATTTGATCACCAGGGTGAATGTATGAAACGATAACACCTTGAGAAGTTTCTTTGTCAGCTCGTTTATCAGCAAGGGCTGTGCCGCGTTTTCTTAGAAGTTCGATTGATTTTTCAATGTCGCCATTTGCTTCTTCTAAGGCTTTTTTGCAATCAAGCATACCAAGGCCAGTCATGTTGCGTAATTTTTGTATTGATTCTAGTGATACTTTTGTCATTTTATTGATCCCTATAACTTATTGACCATTTAAAGATTGACCTGAATACTTAGATCAGATGGCCATATTGAATTTTATATATAAAAGAATTATTTTGCATATTTTGCAAAGAAAGTTTCTATATTTAGTTTGCCATAAAATAGAACTTTGGCAAAGGCCTATTTTCGGCATCCTGATTTTGCTTATATTTCCTGGAAGGTTTCATTGTTGCGATTAGTTGGTTGTTTTGCCTTTAATTCGTTAGCTTCAATATTGAAATACTCTTTAGCCCTGCGAATTTTATTGAGCTCTTGCTGTCTTTCTATGCCTAGTTTTATTCTTTCTTGTTTTTCTCTTAATTCTCGTGCTTTTCTGAGTCGATTCATAGTTCTTCGAGCTCCATGGATTCTAGCCAGTGGCTTTGGATTCTTTGTCTTATCGTATATGGCATTTGCTGCAACAAAGTCTTGATGAGGTTTCTTTTTTTTATGAATTAGGTGAATTTTTATTCTATGCTCAGGATCTGCTTTTTCGTTAATGTTCTTGATATTTAACATAATAAAATTGTCTGATGTAAATTCAATATCTACTCCAACATTTTTAAACAGTTCTATAATTTTTAATTTCATTAATTCTTGTGATGCGGTCGATGATTGTTGCACCGCAAGCTCTGTGCGCTCAATTAAAATTCGAACATTTTCATTGTTGCTCCATTCATCATTAACGATAGGCCCGTATTCGTTGAGTTCATCTTGTAAAAAACTCAGCTGAAAAAGTTGATTCATTGATAAAAAAACATCTGTTTTTTCTGGTTGAATTTTTGATTCAAGCCGTATTGCTTGAATGATAGTTTGATTTGAAATGGTCAATAGAAAACAAATTATATATTTTTTCATATCGCTTTCTTTTATAAAAAATTCAAAGACTCTTGTTCTTGGTCTAGGATAAAAAATTTTTTATGTAAAGCAAGCTATCTACGTTTTTATAATTGATTTAAAAGTTAGATTGATTTTTAAATATTCATATCTTAAAATTCAGTGTGATAATAGTTTCTATTTTGAAATCTTAAGTATTTATTTTTTATTTTAGTTAGATTTTTTCTTAAAAAAGGGAGAAGTATGAGCCACCGATTTATTTTAATGTTTTTAATGATGAGCTATAGCAAAGTAGTTTTTTCTAGTGATTTACAAAATCCTGAAGAGATTGATTTAGACTCTCGTAAAGTCTTTCAATTAGAAGCTCAAGAAGATTTTGACAATAGTAGCACAAGAAAAGGCGTTCAGTATTCAACGGTTATTGCTGCTGGCTCATCTGATAAATATTCTGGACTTCTTAAGCATGGTGTTTTAGTTGGAGAGGGAGCATCTATTATTTCTTCAATAGATTCTGGAAAAAGTGGCCAGTTATTGGTTGGTTCAACTGACTCAGATCCATTATTTGTTACACCAACAGCGGGTAGTGGCTTATCTTTAATTTCAAATGAAAAGACTATTCAATATTCTTTAGCTTCGCCGGTGGCTGTTTCAAATGGTGGGACAGGTAAAACAACATTGTCAGAATATCGGCTGCTTGCGGGTGGAACAACTTCTTCTGGAAGCTTGCAAGAATTATCATCTGGAGTATCTGGACAAGTCTTAGTTTCTGCTGGATCTAGAGCATTACCCATTTGGACAAGCATTGGTGTGGTTGGAGCTACTGGTATTACGGGTTCTACAGGAAGCACAGGATCTACTGGACTAACTGGTCTAACAGGTGCAACAGGACTTACGGGTTCTACAGGAAGGAAGTACAGGATCTGCTGGCGTAACAGGGCTTACAGGATTGACTGGTTCTACTGGTGCGATTGGATTAACTGGAGCTGTCGGATTAACTGGCGCTGTAGGGGCGGGGATTACTGGAGCTGCTGGTCAAGTTTTATTAGGATCTGGTTCTTTGGATCCAATATTTGTAACTCCAAGCGCAGGTAGTGGATTGTCTGTAACGTCGAACTCAAAGACACTTCAATACTCTTTATCTTCTCCGGTTGCAGTTTCAAATGGTGGAATTGGACTGACAACATTAACAGCCTATTCTCTTTTGGCTGGAGGAGCGACATCTACAGCTTCTGCGCAGTCGCTTTCTA includes these proteins:
- the rnpA gene encoding ribonuclease P protein component, coding for MQNASKNLSKFKKKELDHFFNTAKCKKKNQAFTFLIAPATLDFGRILIIASRKYGNSPERNLLKRRLKAIYWEEKLYEKMTNLIVIARPAGKKYDFTGLKELLLSLF
- the rpmH gene encoding 50S ribosomal protein L34; its protein translation is MSVTFFRKSRVKRNRKHGFLKRMSTKDGRTIIRRRRAKGRTRLAVHAA
- the trxB gene encoding thioredoxin-disulfide reductase; its protein translation is MENTTPSKTHSLVIIGAGPAGLTAGIYAARANLNPVIIEGPKPGGQLMGTTDIENWPGNGSISGPSLMINMAEHAKKFNVKTISGSVTSVDLSKKPFSMTIDGKNQIQAHSIIIATGATPNKLNCPGEQEFWGKGVSTCAVCDGAFYRNQEVVVVGGGDSSMESASFLHRNGNNVTIVHISDKLTASHAMQARVLSNNSGNASLESIKPGFKIIYNSTVTSVNGSGGKITSLTITNQQTQDTQELQADAMFLAIGLKPNTTMFEDQIDRTHIGHIKVHDLVKTSVPGVFAAGDVQDPKYRQAIVSAGFGCIASLEAERYLADQNLE
- a CDS encoding trigger factor; translation: MVQSDNVSCQVNQQPLSNNCLFTVSVPSKITESFFQLAAQSQQSTTQSIGFKRGSAPISYIQEHFKAPIVSHLKDLGLKFFGINNLMQSIRQQKIIIVGTPQLTNIQIDNDGNAQYSFEGHTPKELYMQSWKYLPFKPTPRKRYRDIDKQVTSFLQEEEAIQSRYKPENGIAVGDWVCFTAWIIDKNNKAVFDKHTSPIWLKIGDEEPDVLFQTLFLGKHVNERIVTDNPSLQNYFCEASNSHYTYVIEIQDIVPYGSFSFDNFKQYFKIKTQKDLLIKITEVFSFNNDISQRRSISHEALKLIIKKNHIVLPDAAIIEQKKLILTDLKFKPDFIIYKQDPNFDTNVTNMAKRQLLDSVVAEFVGYQDNISVSNQDMKAILHITQRPRLKDFLYFPFIKTQLDGQEYPIESESLYKFCLKEKSINHIIHHLTKK
- the frr gene encoding ribosome recycling factor, producing the protein MTPIIIEEGNLKSFEKPVCAEMDKSFAHFEKELTGIRTGKAHISMIEDLKVECYGGSVMNLREVASLASPDANILTVQPWDKGILLDIERSLASSHLGVSPIIDGDIIRLELPRMTTTRRDELAKLVGKKIEDSKIDIRNVRKDVVNMIKDAQKSKKISEDFEKRLNKTLQDFTDKYVEKIDATGEKKKNELKSL
- the tsf gene encoding translation elongation factor Ts, which produces MTKVSLESIQKLRNMTGLGMLDCKKALEEANGDIEKSIELLRKRGTALADKRADKETSQGVIVSYIHPGDQMAVLVELNCETDFVARTEAVKAVAKDIAMHIAAMKPQYVSPDQVDAAFIEKEKDIAIELLKSQGKPAAMIEKIIEGKMSKIASDVSLLKQQFVKDEAKTIEELLKELSAKTGENIKIKRFARFEIGA